From a region of the Synechococcus sp. RS9916 genome:
- the neuC gene encoding UDP-N-acetylglucosamine 2-epimerase: MRKICVVTGTRADYGLLRWVIDGISKSSMLQLQIVATGMHLSHEFGLTFKEIENDGYNIDLKVEMLLSSDSSVGITKSIGLGIIGFADAFKELNPDIVLLLGDRFEIFAAATAALISKIPVAHCHGGETTEGAFDESIRHSITKMSHLHFVAAREYQERVLQLGEDPENVHLVGGLGIDNIKKLSLLDKSSLESELEFKFQDTNYLVTFHPVTLDTYSGTEQITELLRALSNLVNTGIIFTMPNSDTGSRPLMNLINNFCSDHEYASSYTSLGQIKYLSTLKYVDAVIGNSSSGLLEAPTFKTATINIGDRQKGRLMASSVINCDPNCISIQNAINHLNSHAFKQSLNTTVNPNGSGGSADKIIKVLESYKYPTKLQKKFHSYP; encoded by the coding sequence ATGCGGAAAATCTGTGTAGTTACAGGTACACGGGCTGACTACGGCTTGCTTAGATGGGTTATTGACGGAATCAGTAAGTCCTCCATGCTTCAACTGCAGATTGTTGCGACTGGAATGCATCTATCTCATGAATTTGGTCTTACTTTTAAGGAGATTGAGAATGATGGTTATAATATTGATCTTAAAGTTGAAATGCTTTTGAGCTCTGATTCAAGTGTCGGGATTACCAAATCAATTGGATTAGGAATTATTGGTTTTGCAGATGCTTTTAAAGAATTGAATCCTGATATTGTCTTGTTGCTTGGCGATCGTTTTGAAATTTTTGCTGCAGCAACGGCAGCACTTATTTCTAAAATTCCAGTTGCTCATTGTCATGGTGGCGAGACAACTGAGGGTGCTTTTGATGAGTCAATACGACACAGTATCACTAAAATGTCTCACCTACATTTTGTCGCGGCTAGAGAATATCAGGAAAGAGTTCTGCAACTTGGTGAAGATCCTGAGAATGTCCACTTAGTTGGTGGATTGGGAATTGATAATATCAAAAAGCTATCGCTTTTGGACAAGTCCTCATTAGAGTCAGAACTTGAATTTAAATTTCAAGATACTAATTACCTTGTTACCTTCCATCCAGTAACGCTTGATACTTACTCTGGAACTGAGCAGATTACTGAGTTACTTAGAGCCCTTTCTAATTTAGTAAATACTGGAATTATTTTTACAATGCCGAATTCGGATACGGGCAGCCGTCCCTTGATGAACCTTATAAATAACTTCTGTAGCGACCATGAATATGCATCATCATATACTTCTCTTGGTCAAATAAAATATTTATCTACGCTAAAGTATGTTGATGCCGTTATTGGAAATTCTTCTAGTGGCTTGCTAGAAGCACCGACATTTAAAACTGCTACTATTAATATTGGTGATCGACAAAAGGGCAGGCTTATGGCTAGTAGCGTCATTAACTGTGATCCCAACTGTATTTCAATCCAAAACGCTATTAATCATTTAAATTCTCATGCTTTCAAGCAATCCCTTAATACTACCGTTAATCCCAATGGATCTGGTGGAAGTGCAGACAAAATAATCAAAGTCTTAGAAAGCTATAAGTATCCTACAAAACTACAGAAAAAATTTCATAGTTATCCATAA
- the neuB gene encoding N-acetylneuraminate synthase, which yields MVLIIAEAGVNHNGSVKMAKELIDAASSAGADVVKFQTFKASSLVTNYASKATYQQTNTDPLESQLNMLKSLELSEDDHYSLIDYCQSKGIVFLSTAFDLLSIDFLRKTHPVFWKIPSGEITNLPYLRSIGSFNMPVLLSTGMCTLGDIETAINILENAGTSRSNITVLHCTTEYPAPFDEVNLNSIPAIAKAFGTSVGYSDHTTGISVPIAAVALGATVIEKHLTLNRSLPGPDHKASLEPSEFAAMVDGIRSVVSSLGDGIKRPTSSETKNLIIARKSIVAATPIKVGDRFTSSNLTTKRPGSGISPIYWDSLLGKSSTRDYMPDDLIYWL from the coding sequence ATGGTTCTAATTATTGCTGAAGCAGGTGTTAATCATAATGGCAGCGTAAAAATGGCCAAGGAGTTGATTGATGCAGCATCTTCTGCTGGCGCAGATGTTGTAAAGTTCCAAACATTTAAAGCTTCTTCATTGGTTACTAATTATGCATCTAAAGCCACTTATCAACAAACTAATACTGACCCGCTTGAGTCTCAACTTAATATGTTGAAAAGTCTTGAGCTAAGTGAAGATGACCACTATAGTCTTATAGATTATTGCCAGAGCAAGGGCATAGTATTTCTGTCAACTGCTTTTGACTTATTAAGCATTGATTTTCTTAGGAAAACACATCCAGTTTTTTGGAAGATTCCTTCTGGTGAAATCACGAATCTACCGTATTTAAGATCTATTGGCTCGTTTAATATGCCTGTTCTTCTCTCTACCGGTATGTGTACCCTTGGAGACATAGAGACTGCTATAAATATCCTCGAAAATGCCGGAACTTCTCGTTCTAACATAACTGTCTTACATTGTACGACGGAATACCCAGCACCATTTGATGAAGTTAACTTAAATTCGATACCAGCTATTGCTAAAGCTTTTGGTACATCCGTTGGTTATTCAGACCACACCACTGGTATATCCGTACCAATAGCTGCAGTCGCGCTTGGTGCTACCGTCATAGAAAAACATCTTACTTTAAATCGTAGCCTACCTGGGCCCGACCATAAAGCCAGCTTAGAGCCATCAGAATTCGCGGCTATGGTTGATGGAATTCGCTCGGTAGTCTCTAGCCTAGGCGACGGTATTAAGAGACCCACTTCCAGCGAGACTAAGAACCTTATCATTGCTCGTAAATCTATTGTCGCTGCCACTCCTATAAAAGTTGGCGATCGTTTTACTTCTTCCAACCTTACAACCAAACGTCCTGGGTCTGGCATCTCCCCAATTTATTGGGATTCTTTACTTGGCAAGTCTTCTACTAGAGACTATATGCCTGATGATTTAATCTATTGGCTCTGA
- a CDS encoding LegC family aminotransferase, translated as MNHLQKAESVLSHLKSSYDSEGIRLPVHLHEPDFRDTNAIQYVSECINTGWVSSAGQWVNKFEQQLSVFTGARHVIAVTNGTVALRLALHLVGVRSDDEVIVPPLSFVATCNAISHLGAIPHFVDINNRTLSLDTVKLSDRLSHIAIKRENKVYNKESGRRIAAIVPVHIFGHPADLDDLMRVSQDWNLPIVEDAAEALGSWFKDKHCGLTGSVGILSFNGNKLITTGGGGALITNDDLIAKQARHLSTTAKVSHPWEFYHDSVGWNDRMPNINAALGCAQLEKLHSRLQLKRKIYSFYSNLFSKFSYCQVIEEPTGSVSNYWLVSLRLIEQDLSEVLALRNALLASAHSQKIFLRPCWNLLSDLPMYRNCPSGSLSNAKDQVLRLISLPSSPYLLGQ; from the coding sequence ATGAATCATCTACAAAAAGCAGAGTCAGTATTATCCCATTTAAAGTCATCTTATGACTCTGAAGGCATAAGGCTTCCAGTTCACCTTCATGAGCCGGATTTTAGGGATACTAATGCAATTCAATATGTCTCCGAATGTATAAATACAGGTTGGGTTAGTTCTGCAGGTCAGTGGGTGAATAAATTTGAGCAACAATTGTCAGTATTTACAGGAGCTCGTCATGTTATAGCTGTTACGAATGGAACGGTTGCCTTGCGACTTGCTCTTCATTTGGTCGGAGTTCGTTCTGATGATGAAGTAATTGTTCCACCACTTAGTTTTGTAGCGACCTGCAATGCAATTTCTCACCTAGGAGCTATCCCTCATTTTGTTGACATTAATAACCGTACACTTTCTCTTGATACTGTTAAGCTATCCGATAGACTTTCCCATATAGCCATAAAAAGAGAAAACAAAGTCTATAATAAAGAATCAGGCCGAAGAATAGCAGCTATTGTACCTGTACATATTTTTGGGCATCCTGCAGATCTCGATGATCTAATGCGAGTATCTCAAGATTGGAACCTTCCTATTGTTGAGGATGCTGCAGAGGCTCTTGGAAGTTGGTTTAAAGATAAACATTGTGGCCTTACTGGATCTGTGGGCATCTTGAGTTTTAATGGCAATAAACTCATTACTACTGGTGGCGGTGGTGCATTAATTACCAACGATGATCTTATTGCTAAGCAGGCTCGTCATCTATCCACTACTGCAAAAGTATCTCATCCTTGGGAATTCTATCATGACAGTGTTGGTTGGAATGATCGTATGCCTAATATTAATGCGGCATTAGGCTGTGCTCAGCTGGAAAAACTTCATAGTCGTCTTCAGCTTAAACGTAAAATTTACTCATTTTATTCTAATCTATTTTCTAAATTTAGTTATTGCCAAGTAATTGAAGAGCCTACTGGTTCAGTGAGTAATTATTGGTTAGTATCTCTTCGGCTTATTGAGCAAGACTTATCCGAGGTACTTGCCCTGCGTAATGCACTACTTGCTTCAGCACATTCCCAAAAGATTTTTTTGCGTCCATGTTGGAACTTGCTCAGCGACCTCCCAATGTATAGGAATTGTCCATCAGGAAGCCTTTCAAACGCAAAAGACCAGGTTTTACGTCTTATTAGTTTACCTAGCAGCCCATATCTGTTGGGCCAATAA
- a CDS encoding class I SAM-dependent methyltransferase, protein MFNHKFVKKLPKNPFGTKPMATADEYLLLYNELISKNESPQLLEFEKKYQYNIPLDWFYPLVLQTNVVIKKSALNCSHGRYLYTLLSHYISCYSSQDITILETGTARGFSSVCMAKALKDQNTNGRILSIDCIAHNSPIYWNCIADKYGPMSRYQLLAQWRDLCNSIIYLTGWTNDVLNSLSLNRINFAFLDAQHDFDSILVEFDFVSKRQISGDIVFFDDVTESAFPGVCDAVRYINSLGSYTVTYLDSDPSRGYAIAIKN, encoded by the coding sequence ATGTTTAATCATAAGTTTGTTAAGAAGCTTCCCAAAAATCCTTTTGGGACAAAGCCTATGGCTACTGCTGATGAGTATCTACTTCTTTACAATGAGCTTATTTCGAAAAATGAAAGCCCACAGCTTCTTGAATTTGAAAAAAAATATCAGTATAATATTCCATTGGATTGGTTTTACCCCTTAGTTCTACAAACCAACGTCGTTATAAAGAAATCAGCCCTTAATTGTTCTCATGGTAGATATTTATACACTTTACTTTCTCATTATATTTCATGTTACTCCTCTCAGGATATAACAATTCTTGAAACTGGTACAGCTAGAGGTTTTTCATCGGTATGCATGGCTAAAGCGCTTAAAGATCAAAATACTAATGGGCGAATTCTCTCAATTGATTGTATAGCACATAATTCACCCATTTACTGGAATTGTATCGCTGATAAATATGGCCCTATGTCTAGGTATCAGCTCTTAGCTCAATGGAGAGATTTGTGTAATTCAATTATCTATCTTACTGGATGGACAAACGATGTTCTTAATTCTTTATCACTTAACAGAATTAATTTTGCATTCCTAGATGCTCAGCATGACTTTGACAGCATTCTTGTTGAGTTTGACTTTGTAAGCAAGCGCCAAATATCAGGTGATATTGTGTTTTTTGATGATGTTACTGAATCTGCATTCCCTGGTGTATGTGATGCAGTTAGATATATTAATTCACTTGGTAGCTATACAGTGACTTATCTTGACTCTGATCCATCCCGAGGTTATGCTATTGCTATTAAAAATTAA
- a CDS encoding ABC transporter ATP-binding protein gives MPVSFIILKTLWLHIPYRIQKLLLFQLFLTILVGISEFLLLGSIYPFLQVLTSTSNEKSPLIISILSQLSVSLTDNNILLFSCIIFIFSIVFTTSAKLYNLHFGAFVASQVDSWLSKRLFDGFLTMTYLESTLTSSSNITTTIVQHVASVTSVVRAYILIITSFTSAIGILAALFFTEPFLSSSVLIILIICYILIGSRVKEILLSNGSIASQLTTDIYKHIQESYGALSDIIINSSQVMYSKKFDVLNQHKKNLQAQKLFLTSFPRFLLEGISLTVLIIVAFTSYLLVSTNVLSKIAVLALGLQRMLPSLQQIYGNWSNIKASSTPAFNVLTRLSDAEPKFLVQSQIKALPFNKSITLSNVSFAYPNSQKTTISNISLFIQKGEIVGFVGKSGQGKSTLINILMGLLIPTSGSIYIDSELISIPNDPNFNVSSRWMKNISHVSQNIFIFDSTLSSNISLEEDSSICLQNLRECATAACIDDFIMSLPDQYSSMVGQSGAKLSGGQKQRIGIARALYQNPSVLVLDEATSALDPDTESRIIRNIINFNKKMTIIMVSHRYGTLSNCDKIFSVDSTGVKEISYSSLTSPQLS, from the coding sequence ATGCCCGTTTCATTTATCATCTTAAAAACTTTATGGTTGCATATCCCTTATCGTATCCAAAAGCTTTTATTATTTCAACTATTTTTAACTATTCTAGTAGGCATTTCGGAATTTTTACTTTTAGGCTCAATTTATCCTTTTTTACAGGTTCTTACTTCGACAAGCAATGAGAAATCACCCCTTATAATTAGTATATTATCTCAATTAAGTGTTAGCCTGACCGATAATAATATATTATTATTTTCTTGTATAATTTTTATCTTTTCTATTGTATTTACCACTTCTGCAAAATTGTACAATTTGCACTTTGGTGCTTTTGTAGCTTCTCAAGTTGATTCCTGGCTGTCCAAACGTTTATTCGATGGATTCCTTACAATGACATATTTAGAATCCACATTAACTAGTAGTAGTAATATTACAACCACAATTGTCCAACATGTAGCGAGTGTAACTTCGGTTGTTCGTGCCTACATTCTCATTATTACATCTTTTACCTCTGCTATTGGCATTCTGGCTGCATTATTTTTTACCGAACCTTTTCTATCCTCTTCTGTTCTTATTATTCTTATCATTTGTTATATCCTCATTGGTTCAAGAGTTAAAGAAATTTTATTGAGCAATGGTTCTATTGCTTCTCAATTAACTACTGACATCTATAAGCATATTCAGGAATCATATGGCGCGCTATCTGATATTATTATCAATAGCTCTCAAGTTATGTATTCTAAGAAGTTTGATGTTTTAAATCAGCATAAAAAAAATCTTCAAGCTCAAAAATTATTTCTTACTTCTTTTCCCAGGTTTCTACTGGAAGGGATATCTCTCACGGTTCTCATAATTGTCGCTTTTACCTCATACCTTCTTGTTTCCACTAATGTTCTATCAAAGATTGCTGTATTAGCCCTCGGTCTTCAGAGAATGTTACCTTCACTTCAGCAAATTTACGGTAATTGGTCAAATATTAAGGCTTCTTCAACACCAGCTTTTAATGTTTTAACGCGACTTTCTGACGCTGAACCCAAATTTTTAGTGCAATCACAGATTAAAGCACTACCCTTTAATAAAAGTATTACATTGAGCAATGTCTCTTTTGCTTATCCCAATTCACAAAAGACAACCATATCTAATATTAGTTTATTTATTCAGAAAGGCGAAATCGTTGGTTTCGTAGGAAAATCAGGTCAAGGCAAAAGTACTCTAATCAACATCTTGATGGGTTTGCTGATACCTACCTCTGGTTCCATTTACATTGACTCTGAACTTATTTCTATTCCTAACGATCCCAATTTCAATGTCTCCTCTCGATGGATGAAAAATATTTCTCACGTATCCCAAAATATTTTCATTTTTGATAGCACTTTATCTTCTAATATTTCATTAGAAGAAGACTCAAGTATATGTTTGCAGAATTTGCGTGAATGTGCCACAGCAGCATGCATAGATGACTTTATTATGTCCCTACCTGACCAATACTCCTCAATGGTTGGTCAATCTGGTGCGAAGCTCAGCGGGGGACAAAAGCAGCGTATTGGTATTGCCCGTGCCCTGTATCAAAATCCATCGGTGCTTGTCCTCGATGAGGCAACCAGCGCTTTAGACCCAGACACAGAATCGAGAATTATCCGCAACATCATTAATTTTAATAAAAAAATGACAATTATTATGGTGTCTCATCGTTATGGTACATTATCCAATTGCGATAAAATCTTTTCTGTCGATTCAACAGGTGTTAAAGAAATTTCCTATTCTTCATTAACATCTCCTCAGCTTTCCTAA
- a CDS encoding methionyl-tRNA formyltransferase, whose amino-acid sequence MTPFKIGYFADGPWSHGSLDLITSDPSLAVEFICARYDAPDPVLREKANFLNIPFLTHENVNSPAFTSLLSDINCDIFVSMSFNQILRPKTYSLPRFGTINCHAGMLPYYRGRNILNWALINDEKSFGITVHYVDSGVDTGDIISQKSFPICDNDDYSSLLKVAYKECPPLLYGAILDICNCRADRIPQKTIHPHGSYFSQRVVGDEIIDWNQPSRSIFNFVRALSTPGPNAQTFVGSNCIKIAKVELIDTAPIYKCIPGAILAKDDNTFIVKTSDSYLRLLQWQCDFKLAAGMRFS is encoded by the coding sequence ATGACACCATTCAAAATTGGTTATTTTGCAGATGGCCCTTGGTCACATGGCTCACTCGATTTAATTACTAGTGATCCATCCTTAGCTGTTGAGTTTATATGTGCACGATATGATGCGCCAGACCCAGTTTTAAGAGAGAAAGCCAATTTCCTCAACATTCCTTTTTTAACGCACGAAAACGTTAACTCTCCTGCATTTACTTCATTATTGAGTGATATTAATTGTGATATTTTTGTTTCAATGTCTTTCAACCAGATTTTACGGCCGAAGACATACTCTTTGCCTCGTTTTGGAACCATAAACTGTCATGCCGGCATGCTTCCTTATTACAGAGGCAGAAATATACTTAACTGGGCATTAATTAATGATGAAAAATCATTTGGCATAACTGTACATTATGTCGATTCAGGGGTTGACACTGGTGATATTATTTCACAAAAGTCATTCCCAATATGTGACAATGACGACTATTCTTCTCTTTTAAAAGTAGCCTATAAGGAATGCCCTCCTCTCCTCTATGGTGCTATCTTAGATATTTGCAATTGCCGTGCAGATAGAATTCCCCAGAAAACAATACACCCTCATGGGTCCTATTTTAGCCAGCGTGTTGTTGGTGACGAAATAATCGATTGGAATCAACCTTCTAGATCAATTTTCAATTTTGTTAGAGCTCTTTCAACTCCTGGTCCAAACGCCCAGACATTTGTTGGTAGTAATTGCATCAAAATAGCCAAAGTAGAGCTTATCGATACCGCTCCTATTTATAAATGTATTCCAGGAGCTATTCTCGCAAAAGATGATAATACCTTCATAGTAAAAACCTCAGATTCTTACTTAAGGCTGCTACAATGGCAGTGTGACTTTAAACTTGCCGCCGGCATGAGGTTTTCCTGA